Proteins encoded in a region of the Leptospira montravelensis genome:
- the queG gene encoding tRNA epoxyqueuosine(34) reductase QueG, which produces MTNPVYQIRSQIKTICEAEGFSLVGFAEAKIPESDLANLEKWIEEGRFGTMDWFAKDHALGIRNRFENLGLTPRSAICLGFVYRSNSGEKILSQMGSKVSRYALGSDYHILLKEKGNRILKTLRTEFPNFKFRQSVDSLPVAEKILTRESGIAWQGKNTNLIHPKLGSYFFLSTILTDLELGGPDPEEMVTDHCGSCRKCIDICPTRALDEYKIDAKKCISYLTIEDRKEIEATESFLKWDRKGWVYGCDLCQEVCPWNANVAKRNDVETTEPGFLPRSFWTDPQFIEKKELTKQEFDEYFRDSPIERIGFEIWNRNLKHKEKKELN; this is translated from the coding sequence ATGACAAATCCAGTTTACCAGATCCGTTCCCAAATTAAAACCATTTGTGAAGCCGAAGGATTTTCTTTGGTAGGGTTTGCCGAGGCCAAAATTCCTGAATCCGATTTGGCAAATTTGGAGAAGTGGATTGAAGAAGGACGATTTGGAACTATGGATTGGTTTGCCAAAGACCATGCTTTAGGAATTCGGAATCGTTTTGAGAATTTGGGCCTTACGCCTCGTTCAGCGATTTGTCTGGGATTTGTTTACCGTTCCAATTCCGGTGAAAAAATTCTTTCTCAAATGGGATCTAAAGTTTCCCGTTATGCGTTAGGTTCTGATTACCATATTCTTCTCAAAGAAAAAGGAAATCGTATATTAAAAACTTTAAGGACAGAGTTCCCAAATTTTAAATTTCGGCAATCTGTGGATAGTTTGCCTGTGGCAGAAAAAATTCTTACGAGAGAATCTGGGATTGCTTGGCAGGGGAAAAATACCAATCTCATCCATCCCAAACTGGGATCTTATTTTTTTCTCTCTACCATTCTCACTGATTTGGAATTAGGCGGCCCAGATCCAGAAGAAATGGTCACAGATCACTGCGGGAGTTGTCGCAAGTGTATCGATATTTGTCCTACAAGAGCCTTGGATGAATATAAAATTGACGCTAAAAAATGTATTTCTTACTTAACCATAGAAGATAGGAAAGAAATCGAAGCGACTGAATCTTTTTTAAAATGGGACAGAAAGGGTTGGGTGTATGGATGTGATCTTTGCCAAGAAGTTTGTCCTTGGAATGCCAATGTCGCCAAACGAAATGATGTGGAAACCACAGAACCTGGATTTTTACCCAGATCCTTTTGGACCGATCCCCAGTTTATAGAAAAAAAAGAGCTCACCAAACAGGAATTTGATGAATATTTTAGAGATTCCCCCATTGAAAGGATTGGTTTCGAAATTTGGAACCGGAATCTAAAACATAAAGAGAAAAAAGAATTAAACTGA
- a CDS encoding LIC_11502 family protein produces the protein MSDIENEVYLMEMQGRLPSHLYVHVPKLVSLLPQIEALVAVPKGLPELLRKGIYFALLQSVVRLLERNTDPLLPEILPEYGELIRSVTETYSILHPETTSNWLDECIQFGDKSAYHWEWKHFDSRELF, from the coding sequence ATGAGTGATATAGAGAATGAAGTTTATCTTATGGAAATGCAAGGCAGGTTGCCAAGCCATTTGTATGTCCATGTTCCAAAACTAGTATCGCTGTTACCACAAATAGAAGCACTCGTGGCAGTTCCTAAGGGACTTCCTGAACTTTTGCGAAAGGGAATTTATTTTGCCTTGCTCCAATCTGTGGTGAGACTTCTGGAAAGAAATACAGACCCACTCCTTCCCGAAATCCTTCCTGAGTATGGGGAGCTCATTCGTTCTGTTACTGAAACGTATTCCATTCTGCATCCAGAAACTACATCCAATTGGTTAGATGAATGTATCCAGTTTGGAGATAAATCCGCTTATCATTGGGAATGGAAACATTTTGATTCAAGAGAGTTGTTCTAA
- the thiE gene encoding thiamine phosphate synthase has product MNRKQIRGVYLVTDRPLCIHHSLEEVVRLAALGGVSFVQLREKETDSRTFLELAKHLKKILKPFSIPLLINDRLDICLAAEAEGVHLGQTDLPWWEARKLLGEKAIIGLSLETKEDYFSLIQTHPKPELDYLAVSPVFDTDTKTNTKEAWGLTGVTWLKKQTNLPIVAIGGIKESNAADVIQAGANSLAVVSAICSAKDPKLATENLSKKIHSVV; this is encoded by the coding sequence GTGAATAGAAAACAAATTCGTGGGGTTTATCTTGTCACCGATAGACCCTTATGCATCCACCACAGTTTAGAAGAAGTCGTGAGACTTGCGGCCCTTGGTGGTGTATCTTTTGTCCAACTTAGGGAAAAAGAAACAGATAGCCGAACTTTTTTAGAACTCGCCAAACATTTAAAAAAAATCCTAAAACCATTTTCCATTCCCCTTCTCATTAATGATCGATTGGATATCTGTTTAGCTGCCGAAGCCGAAGGAGTTCATCTAGGACAAACCGATTTACCTTGGTGGGAAGCTCGTAAACTTTTGGGAGAAAAAGCGATCATTGGACTTTCCTTAGAAACAAAAGAAGACTATTTTTCTCTTATACAAACGCACCCAAAACCAGAGTTGGATTATTTGGCAGTTTCTCCCGTATTTGATACAGATACGAAAACAAATACGAAAGAAGCATGGGGACTTACAGGCGTTACCTGGTTAAAAAAACAAACCAACCTACCGATTGTTGCCATTGGGGGAATCAAAGAATCGAATGCGGCAGATGTGATCCAAGCAGGTGCCAATTCCCTTGCTGTTGTGAGTGCGATTTGTTCGGCAAAAGATCCGAAACTGGCAACAGAGAATTTATCGAAAAAAATCCATTCAGTTGTTTAA
- a CDS encoding cell envelope biogenesis protein OmpA codes for MLWISLMLVGIGLLLVWFWKKSSKTINIVPFVRKSFTQDLEKNTTVMESSSLEFAILFGAGTSELEKQSLDRLRKNLDPSLLSQIGYITLIGSADASGHLTTNRRLVKERISVVERYLFLLGIPKEKIRKIFLEPSFGRSPEERRLLRSVRIQYKIETLK; via the coding sequence ATGCTTTGGATTTCCCTAATGTTAGTTGGTATAGGACTTCTTTTGGTTTGGTTTTGGAAAAAAAGTTCAAAAACTATCAACATAGTACCTTTTGTACGAAAAAGTTTCACGCAAGACCTCGAAAAAAATACAACTGTTATGGAATCCTCAAGTTTAGAATTTGCGATTCTATTTGGGGCAGGTACTTCTGAATTGGAAAAACAATCACTGGATCGATTGCGGAAAAATTTGGATCCTTCCCTTTTATCCCAAATAGGATATATTACTTTAATTGGTTCTGCAGACGCAAGCGGCCATCTAACTACCAACCGACGTTTGGTAAAAGAAAGGATCAGCGTTGTCGAAAGATATTTGTTTTTATTAGGAATTCCGAAAGAAAAAATTAGAAAAATTTTTTTAGAGCCCAGTTTTGGTCGAAGTCCTGAAGAGCGAAGGTTACTCCGGTCTGTCCGCATCCAATACAAAATAGAAACATTGAAGTGA
- a CDS encoding response regulator, which translates to MNKAILFVDDEQIILMSLKSQLKKHFGNEYRYETAQNTEEAWSIIEELAEEGIDILIIISDWLMPNQRGDEFLRDVHKTYPGIKKIIISGHIDELSLNQLRGEVDLHSFLNKPWSESDLIKKVEDAITKIA; encoded by the coding sequence ATGAACAAAGCCATTCTCTTCGTTGATGACGAACAAATCATTCTGATGAGCCTGAAGTCTCAGCTCAAAAAACATTTTGGGAACGAGTATCGTTATGAAACCGCCCAAAATACAGAAGAGGCGTGGTCGATCATCGAAGAATTGGCAGAAGAAGGAATCGATATCCTCATCATCATTTCGGATTGGCTTATGCCCAACCAAAGAGGTGATGAGTTTCTCAGGGATGTCCACAAAACTTATCCAGGAATTAAGAAAATAATTATTTCAGGTCATATCGATGAACTCTCACTCAACCAATTGAGAGGAGAAGTAGACTTACATAGTTTTTTAAACAAACCTTGGTCTGAATCGGATTTAATCAAAAAAGTGGAAGACGCCATTACGAAGATTGCCTAG
- a CDS encoding acyl-CoA thioesterase yields the protein MIQTDIQIRFNDMDPMRRVNNSSYSTYLELARLDFCNRYLSVSELEDIPFVLARLEMDLKASVLPGASIFVETWVSSIGTTSWEFSYEIRDKLTNKLYVNAKTVQVYFDYRAQTKKPIPLEFLKSLEKERL from the coding sequence ATGATTCAAACCGATATCCAAATTCGATTTAATGACATGGACCCTATGCGAAGAGTTAATAACTCAAGTTATTCGACTTATCTAGAATTAGCAAGATTAGATTTTTGTAATCGTTATCTTTCGGTTTCAGAACTCGAAGACATTCCTTTTGTTCTGGCACGTTTGGAAATGGATTTAAAAGCCTCGGTGTTACCTGGAGCTTCCATTTTTGTAGAAACTTGGGTTTCTAGCATTGGCACTACCTCTTGGGAATTTTCTTATGAAATAAGAGATAAACTCACAAACAAACTGTATGTGAATGCAAAAACAGTTCAGGTATACTTCGATTATAGAGCGCAAACTAAAAAACCGATTCCTCTGGAATTTCTAAAATCTTTAGAAAAGGAACGATTGTAA
- the thiM gene encoding hydroxyethylthiazole kinase, with the protein MSQSIIQNTIEDLESLRSKSPLVHNITNYVVMNNTANALLAIGASPIMAHAIEEVEEMVTICSATVINIGTLSEPWIQSMEKAAAKAVSLGKPLILDPVGAGASNLRNMAIRRILGAGSPSIVRGNASEILSTLNSSGKTKGVDSTDSSESAVDSGKSLSKVTGGVVVISGATDYILSGTEKAQVRNGDVLMTKVTGLGCTASAICGAFSAIQPNQFRAATSAMAVMGIAGEMAKSKTSSPGSFQVAFLDALYEIGADIIKQKLNGE; encoded by the coding sequence ATGTCTCAATCAATCATACAAAACACAATCGAAGACTTGGAAAGTTTACGTTCTAAGTCCCCACTCGTTCATAATATCACAAACTATGTAGTCATGAATAACACAGCTAACGCACTTCTTGCCATTGGTGCTTCTCCCATTATGGCCCATGCCATTGAAGAAGTGGAAGAAATGGTTACCATCTGTTCGGCAACGGTTATCAACATAGGAACACTTTCTGAACCTTGGATTCAAAGTATGGAAAAGGCTGCGGCAAAAGCGGTATCACTTGGCAAACCATTAATCCTTGATCCAGTAGGAGCTGGTGCGAGTAACTTGCGTAATATGGCAATTCGTCGTATCCTAGGTGCAGGAAGCCCTAGTATTGTCCGAGGCAATGCTTCTGAAATTTTATCAACCCTCAATTCCTCTGGAAAAACAAAAGGGGTAGATTCCACAGATTCTTCCGAATCAGCAGTGGATTCAGGAAAGTCTCTCTCAAAAGTGACTGGTGGAGTTGTGGTGATCTCAGGAGCTACTGATTATATTCTAAGTGGAACGGAAAAAGCCCAAGTTCGTAACGGAGATGTTTTGATGACAAAGGTCACAGGGCTTGGATGCACTGCATCAGCCATTTGTGGTGCTTTTTCCGCCATCCAACCGAACCAATTTAGAGCGGCAACTTCTGCAATGGCAGTGATGGGAATTGCTGGGGAAATGGCAAAATCCAAAACAAGTTCACCTGGTAGTTTCCAAGTTGCATTTTTAGATGCACTCTATGAAATCGGAGCCGATATCATTAAACAAAAGTTAAACGGTGAATAG
- the map gene encoding type I methionyl aminopeptidase, translated as MIYIKNKSEIEKMRKAGKFAAELLVYLEPFVKSGVTTLELNDLAETYTKKNGHRSAPLGYKGFPKSICSSINHVVCHGIPKKEDVLADGDIVNLDVSPIVDGYIGDTSKTFIVGGKSTPEAEKLVADTEKAMWIGIEQVKPGNRIDDIGNAIDDFLTPLGYGIVRDLMGHGVGRNFHEEPQVPHFRSPRKLAKIEAGMIFTVEPMVNLGTWEVNFDKSDKWTVRTRDGKLSAQFEHTVLVTDKGYEILTKV; from the coding sequence GTGATTTACATTAAAAACAAATCAGAAATTGAAAAGATGAGGAAGGCGGGAAAATTTGCCGCCGAACTCCTCGTGTATCTAGAACCTTTCGTAAAATCGGGGGTCACAACCCTGGAACTGAACGATCTGGCGGAGACCTATACCAAAAAAAATGGCCACAGGTCTGCTCCCCTTGGATACAAAGGTTTTCCGAAATCCATCTGTTCCTCCATCAATCACGTGGTTTGCCACGGAATTCCGAAAAAAGAGGATGTTCTCGCCGATGGGGACATCGTCAATCTAGACGTATCACCGATTGTCGACGGATACATTGGAGATACTTCCAAAACTTTTATCGTGGGTGGAAAATCCACTCCTGAGGCAGAAAAACTCGTGGCCGATACGGAAAAAGCCATGTGGATCGGAATCGAACAAGTGAAACCAGGAAACCGAATTGATGATATTGGAAATGCCATCGATGATTTTCTTACCCCACTCGGGTATGGAATTGTTAGGGATCTAATGGGTCATGGTGTGGGAAGGAATTTCCACGAAGAACCACAAGTTCCCCATTTCCGGTCTCCCCGAAAACTAGCAAAAATTGAAGCAGGGATGATCTTTACGGTCGAACCAATGGTCAATTTAGGAACTTGGGAAGTAAATTTCGATAAGTCTGACAAATGGACCGTGCGTACAAGAGATGGAAAACTCTCCGCCCAATTTGAGCATACCGTTCTTGTCACAGACAAAGGGTACGAAATTCTAACAAAAGTTTGA